Within the Saccharomonospora amisosensis genome, the region TGTACTGGCCGGAGCTGTCCGGGTTCGTGCAGCCGCTGGCGGGCGAGTACGCGGGCAGGCGGGAGGTGCTGGAGAGTATCCCGTTCGTCGCGCACTACGGGGTCGAGGTCGCCCACCTGATCGACCTGCTGGAGTGTCGTGGCCTCGACGCGCTCGCACAGGTGGACCTGGGTATCCGGACCCACCGGCACCAGAGCACGCGGGCGCTGGGCAGGATGGCGGGCCAGATCATCCTGACGATCATGGAACGGCTGGACGGTTACGGGCGGCTGGTGTCGGCCGAGCCGCCGTCACCGCTACTCGCCCAGTTCCGCGGGGGTGGCAGCGGTGAAGGCGTCGATCGCGAACTCCTCGTCACCGACCTCACCGTGCGGCAGCGACCGCCGCTGGCGACGGTGCGGCCCGCGCCCGCGTGCCGAGATTGACCTGGCGGGGGCGTCAGTCGGACACGTCGGCGTGGGCGACCACGTTGGTGATCCGCACCCGCACCAGGTACTCGCCCGGCACCGCGTTGCGCTTGCCGAACGCCTCGGCCTGCTCGGCACCCATGTACCGCCCGCCGATGACGGTGGCCCAGTGCAGCATCTCGTCCAGGTCCTCGCTGATGCTGGCCTCACCGGTGAAGTGCACGTAGGAGTACGGCGGACGCTGGTCGTCCACCGCCATCGACACCCTCGACTCGGCCCGCAGCGACCTGCCCTTGACCGAGGTCGCGCCGGTGTTGAACACGAACTCGTCGGCCCCGTCGGCACCGCCTTCGTTGAGCACGAACCAGATGGGGGTGACGTGGGGGGAACCATCGGCGCGGATCACGCCCAGCTTGCCCGTCCTTGTGCCCTCGTTCGCGAACGACCACCACTCTGCTTTGGACATCTGCCGCATGATCGCTGACAGTACCGGGCGCCGCGGCCGGTGTTTAGCGGCGTCCGCACCCGGTTAAACAATCGCGACCCGGGAGGTGAGCGTGGCTGAACGCGGATCGCGAAATGGGCGCTGGCCACAGCGCTGGCCGGTGCAACCGCTGCCGCGCACGCCATGGTCCGCTCAGGAGCCAACGGTCCACCAGGCCAGCCCCGCGTTGATCGACGCGGCGGCACGGCGCGCGGGCGCGCGGCCGTCCGGCAACTGGTTCGCCTTCGCCGACAGCCGCGTCGTCCGGGCCGACCGCCCGTTCGGGACCACGGTGGCGGGGCGGGAACTGGTCGCCTGGCGAGACGAGGGTGGTGCGCTCGTGGTCGGTCCGGGTGCCTGCCCGCACCTGGGCGCGCCGCTGGCCGAGGGCCGCGTGGTGTGCGGGGAGGTGGTGTGCCGCTGGCACGGTCTCGCCCTCCCGCCGGACGGCAGACCAGGCTGGCGGCCGTTGCCCGCCTACGACGACGGGGTGCTGTCGTGGGTGCGGCTGGATGCCGAGGGTGGCGAGCCGCCGACGCCGGAACCGGTGCTGCCGCCGCGTCCCGCCACTGCCGGGTCGCTTTCGGCCGTCACGCGGCTGGAGGGGGTGTGCGAGCCGTTCGACGTGGTCGCCAACCGGCTCGACCCCTGGCACGGCGCCTGGTTCCACCCGTACTCGTTCACGCGGTTGAGCGTGGTGCGCGCGCCAGGGGCCACCGCCACCGACGGAGACGACCGGTTCCTCGTGGACGTCACCTTCCGCGTCGGCCCCCGGCTGGGGGTCGCCGTCCGTGCCGAGTTCAGCTGCCCCGAGCCGCGCACCGTCGTGATGCGCATCGTGTCGGGCGAGGGTGAGGGCAGCGTGGTCGAGACCCACGCCACGCCGGTGGGTATCGGGCCGGACGGGCTGCCCCGCACCGCGGTGCTGGAGGCCACGGTGGCGAGTTCGCCGAGGCCGGGGTTCGCGGTGGCACGCAGGCTCGCGCCGCTGCTGCGACCCGCCATGCGGCGCGCGGCGAGCAGGCTGTGGCGCGACGACCTGGCCTACGCCGAGCGGCGCTACTCGCTGCGCCGCCGGGGAGCCGACCGGGGCGGCGACGGCGGTCGCTCGCGGTCCGGCGCGACCCGGACCGATCCCGTCCGATCCGATCGCGGCCATACGTACGGCAGGTCGGGCGGGACATCGCCGAACAGCCCGCCGTAGAAGTCCGGGTCCTTGCGCAGCAGCGCCGAGCGGTGACTTCGGTGGAACCGTGGATCGCCCAGCCACGGCGGCAGTTCACCCGCTTCCGCCAGTTCCCGCTGCTGGCGCACCTTCGCGCGGCCCCGGGTGCGGGCGAGGTCGGCCACCAGTTTGGTCGCGCAGGTGTCGGCGCGCCCGCTCTCGGTCCAGCGCGCACACATGGTCAGGCCGTACCGGGTGAGTGCTTCCTCGTAGCCCGCCCACATCCGCACCGCGGGATGATGCCGCCAGCCGTGCCCGGGCACCGTCAGGGCCCGCAGCACCTGCAGCGCCTCCACCCGCTGCTTGCCGAGCCTGCGCACGTCCAGCACCGCCGCGGAGGCCGCGAAGTCCGGGTAGGGCAGGAAGGTCTGCATGCGGGCACTCCGAGGTGGCTGAGGTGGCTGAGGTGGCCGAGGTGGTTGAGGTGGTTGAGGTGGCCGAGGTGTCAGCGCAGCAGCGCGGCGAGGCCCCGAAGCACGGTGTGTCGCCCGCTGGTCGGCACGCTGAGCAGGTCGTGCCCGGCCACCCCCCACCGCGCCAGCAGTTGGTTGGCCGCCTGCCAGCCGGTGGTGGCGGCGCGCTCCATGAGCGCCACCGGCAGGTCGACGCGGACGCAGTCGCCCGCGAGCACGAGCCCGTCCACCGGGGTGAGCACGCCGGGTCTGTGTCGGAACGTGCCGGGTGCGAACAGCGGGCAGTCGGCGCGCCACTCCACGCGGTCCGCCACGATGCGCGCCCGCGTGGTCTCCGGGTAGACGGCTCGCAGCCTGGCCAGCAGTTCCGACTCCACCCGCGCGCGCGGCCCGGTGGCGGCGTAGGCGTGCAGTTCCACTACCGAACCGCCGTGCCGGGTAGCCCAACCGGCGGCGTCACTGTCGTATCGGTCGAGCAGGCTGATGTTGTCCAGCGGCGGCAGCCCGCCGACCGCGAGGAACGCAGGACGGCCGGTGCCGACCCCTCGGTCCAGCCACAGCCTGCGCACGCAGAACGGCGGTGCCGTTTGCTGCGCGGCGATGCGTTCCCGCCACGGGCCGGTGCCAAGGCCCGGGGAGGAGTCGACCACTTCGCGCAGCCCCGTTACGTCCAGCGCCAGCACGACGGCGTCGGCGTCGACCGCCCGCTCTCCCGCGTAGACCCGCAGCCGCCGCGTGCCGCCCTGCTCGACCCGGTTGACCGGCACCCCCTCGTTGATCGTGGCGCCGCGGCGCCGCAGGTACTCCGCCAGCGGCTGCCACAGCAGGTGGAACGGCGCGCGCGGCACGTCGAACAGCAGCCCCTCGGCCGAGCCGAGGAAGTACAGGTGGAACATCACCGCCAGTTCCGCCGCCGAAAGCCGCCGAGGGTGAGCGAAAAAGCTGCGCGAGAACACGTCGAACGCCAGGTGTTGCGCCGCGGGCGGAAACCCGATGCGTTCCAGCAGGGTCCGCGCGTCCAGGTCGTCGAGTTCTCGGTAGGTGTCCGGTACCCGCACGTCCAGCAGCGAAAGGGCCGCCCGCGCGTTCAGCCGTGGCACGTCACGGACGGCGAACGTCGGGCTGCGGGCGACGAAGCCCAGCGCGTTCCACGGCGGCGTGCGCGGCACCCCGAGGAAGCTGTCCACCCTGCCGTGCGCGTCGACCAGCGGGTAGTCCGGCAGGGCAAGCAGTCCCGCCAGCTGCGGGTCGGCCCTGCGCAGCAGCGCGCGCAGGTTGTAGTACTGCCTGAAGAACGCGTGGAAACCACGGCTCATCCCGGTGCGGGTGCCGTCGGGCAGTGTGGTGGTCCACCCGCCGACCCGGCCACCCAGGTACGGCGCGCGTTCGAACAGGTCCACCGCCACGCCTCGCTCCGCCAGCCCGGTGGCCGCCGCGAGCCCCGCGATTCCGCCACCGGCCACCACGACCCGTGGTGCGGGAGAGGCGACGGTGCGGCGGCCTTGCGGTGCCGGATGCCGTCTGCTCCTGCGGTCGCGACTCATGCCCGCGCCTTTCTGGCGTGGAAGGTGTGCACGATGCCGCGTTGCCAGCCGCCGACGCCACGGCAGCCCACGTCGGTGAAACCGGCCGCCCGGAGGCGGTCGGCGAACCGCGGCGGCGAGTCGAACCGCCGCACGCTGCGCCACAGGTAGCGGTACAACCGCGCGTCGCCCGCGGCGAGCCTGCCAGCCGGGATGATCATCGACCAGCACACCGCGTGCCAGGTCAGCCGGGGCAACAGGTTCGGGCTCAGGCTGTAGTCATGCACCACCAGCAGCCCGCCGGGGCGCAGCAGCCGCCGCAGCGTCGTCAGCGTGGCGTCGGGGTCGGGCAGGTTGCGCACCAGGTAGGCGGCGAAGGCGGCGTCGAACGGTCCCCGCACCCCCGCGTCCGGCAGCGTCTCAACCCGGCTGTGCACGAACCGCACCGAGCCGGGCCACTCCTTGGCGCGCGCGACGTCGAGCATGCCGCGCGAGGCGTCCACCGCCACCACGGCCGCGCCGGGATCGGCGGCCAGCAGCGCGGCGGTCGACGCCCCGGTGCCACAGCCCGCGTCCAGGATGTGGGGACCCGCCTGCCGCGCCGTGGCGGCGGCCTCCCGCAAGTTGGCGTGGTAGCCGGGATTGAGGCCGACGAGCCGGTCGTAGGCGGCCGCGGCGGCGTCGAAGGCGGCGGGCACGTCCTGCCGAGTGAGCGCGGTACCCATCACGGCCCCTCCGGTGTGCCGCGGGAAATCCGCACCCGTCCGGCTGTTTCCTTGCGTTCGTGGTGGGTCCAGCCGAGCAGGGTGGCCGTGACGAGGCTGAAGCCGAACAGGAAGTCCTCCACCGGGATGTCCAGCGGGAACCTCAGCCCCAGGAAATGCGCGGCGTCGTAGTGCACGATCGGCGCGCTCAGCTTGGTCAGCCACCCGTCCACCGGTACCTGGAAGGCGAACACGATGGCCAGTGTCAGCCAGTACGCCTTGCGACGGAACAGTCCGGTGCGCAGCCAGGCGACCTCGATGAGCACGACGGCGGCCACCGAAAGCAGCGCGGGCACCGTGTAGCCGAGGCCGATCATGGCCGCTCCCCGAGCGGCAGTTTGCGCACGGTCTCGAACGTCAGCACCGCGCACAACGGGATCACCAGGAAGAACAGCGCCTCCTCGACGGGTAGACCCGGCGCAGCCCTGGCCCCGAGGGTGTAGTCGGGGCTGATGCTCCACACCCCCGCGGCGATGGCGGCGACATCCCACACCAGAAACGCCGCAGCAGGGGGACCGAGCGCGCGCAGCAGCCTGCCGGGCTTGCGGTACACGCCCGCGCCGGTGAACTCCAGCGGCAGCGTGACGGCGAGGCAGGCGGCCAGTACGAGCAGATAGTGCAGTTGTTCGGTCGATTCCATGGTCAGTCCCTCGTGGTCACCGACAGATCCGCGGCAGGGTTCGTTCTCGTCGCCCTCGTCGGGGTTGTCGTCCTCGCCAGCGCGGTCCGTGCCACCGCGGCACCGGCGAGCGCGAGCCGACGCGGTGTGCCGACCACCGCGCGACCGGA harbors:
- a CDS encoding FAD-dependent oxidoreductase, which produces MSRDRRSRRHPAPQGRRTVASPAPRVVVAGGGIAGLAAATGLAERGVAVDLFERAPYLGGRVGGWTTTLPDGTRTGMSRGFHAFFRQYYNLRALLRRADPQLAGLLALPDYPLVDAHGRVDSFLGVPRTPPWNALGFVARSPTFAVRDVPRLNARAALSLLDVRVPDTYRELDDLDARTLLERIGFPPAAQHLAFDVFSRSFFAHPRRLSAAELAVMFHLYFLGSAEGLLFDVPRAPFHLLWQPLAEYLRRRGATINEGVPVNRVEQGGTRRLRVYAGERAVDADAVVLALDVTGLREVVDSSPGLGTGPWRERIAAQQTAPPFCVRRLWLDRGVGTGRPAFLAVGGLPPLDNISLLDRYDSDAAGWATRHGGSVVELHAYAATGPRARVESELLARLRAVYPETTRARIVADRVEWRADCPLFAPGTFRHRPGVLTPVDGLVLAGDCVRVDLPVALMERAATTGWQAANQLLARWGVAGHDLLSVPTSGRHTVLRGLAALLR
- a CDS encoding MSMEG_6728 family protein gives rise to the protein MQTFLPYPDFAASAAVLDVRRLGKQRVEALQVLRALTVPGHGWRHHPAVRMWAGYEEALTRYGLTMCARWTESGRADTCATKLVADLARTRGRAKVRQQRELAEAGELPPWLGDPRFHRSHRSALLRKDPDFYGGLFGDVPPDLPYVWPRSDRTGSVRVAPDRERPPSPPRSAPRRRSE
- a CDS encoding PPOX class F420-dependent oxidoreductase; translated protein: MRQMSKAEWWSFANEGTRTGKLGVIRADGSPHVTPIWFVLNEGGADGADEFVFNTGATSVKGRSLRAESRVSMAVDDQRPPYSYVHFTGEASISEDLDEMLHWATVIGGRYMGAEQAEAFGKRNAVPGEYLVRVRITNVVAHADVSD
- a CDS encoding class I SAM-dependent methyltransferase encodes the protein MGTALTRQDVPAAFDAAAAAYDRLVGLNPGYHANLREAAATARQAGPHILDAGCGTGASTAALLAADPGAAVVAVDASRGMLDVARAKEWPGSVRFVHSRVETLPDAGVRGPFDAAFAAYLVRNLPDPDATLTTLRRLLRPGGLLVVHDYSLSPNLLPRLTWHAVCWSMIIPAGRLAAGDARLYRYLWRSVRRFDSPPRFADRLRAAGFTDVGCRGVGGWQRGIVHTFHARKARA
- a CDS encoding lycopene cyclase domain-containing protein, which gives rise to MIGLGYTVPALLSVAAVVLIEVAWLRTGLFRRKAYWLTLAIVFAFQVPVDGWLTKLSAPIVHYDAAHFLGLRFPLDIPVEDFLFGFSLVTATLLGWTHHERKETAGRVRISRGTPEGP
- a CDS encoding lycopene cyclase domain-containing protein, whose translation is MESTEQLHYLLVLAACLAVTLPLEFTGAGVYRKPGRLLRALGPPAAAFLVWDVAAIAAGVWSISPDYTLGARAAPGLPVEEALFFLVIPLCAVLTFETVRKLPLGERP